The following are from one region of the Streptomyces changanensis genome:
- a CDS encoding VIT1/CCC1 transporter family protein has product MTDTTTHEPHGGALGSRLNWLRAAVLGANDGIVSTAGLVVGVAGATTERAALLTAGLAGLLAGSMSMAVGEYVSVSTQRDSERAALAQERRELREQPEAELEELTDLLAERGLTREVAREAAVQLTERDALRAHARVELGIDPDELTNPWHAAGASFLAFTVGALLPLLAIVWPPAPARLWVTVASVLAALTLTGWCSARLGSAPVRPAVARVVGGGALAMAVTYAAGSLLGAVGV; this is encoded by the coding sequence GTGACGGACACGACCACGCACGAGCCGCACGGCGGGGCGCTCGGCTCCCGCCTCAACTGGCTGCGGGCCGCCGTGCTCGGCGCGAACGACGGCATCGTCTCCACCGCCGGCCTGGTGGTGGGCGTCGCGGGCGCCACCACCGAGCGGGCCGCGCTCCTGACGGCGGGGCTGGCCGGACTGCTCGCCGGGTCCATGTCGATGGCGGTCGGCGAGTACGTCTCCGTCTCCACCCAGCGCGACTCCGAGAGGGCTGCCCTGGCACAGGAGCGGCGGGAGCTGAGGGAGCAGCCGGAGGCCGAACTGGAGGAGCTGACGGACCTGTTGGCGGAGCGCGGCCTGACCCGGGAGGTGGCCCGCGAGGCCGCCGTGCAGTTGACGGAACGTGACGCCCTGCGGGCCCACGCGCGGGTCGAGCTGGGCATCGACCCGGACGAGCTGACCAACCCGTGGCACGCCGCCGGGGCCAGCTTCCTCGCCTTCACGGTCGGTGCCCTGCTGCCGCTGCTGGCGATCGTGTGGCCGCCCGCGCCGGCGCGGCTGTGGGTGACCGTCGCGTCGGTCCTCGCGGCGCTCACGCTCACCGGCTGGTGCAGCGCCCGCCTCGGCTCCGCCCCCGTCCGCCCCGCGGTGGCCCGCGTGGTCGGCGGCGGCGCGCTGGCGATGGCGGTGACGTACGCGGCGGGGTCGCTGCTGGGTGCCGTCGGGGTCTGA
- a CDS encoding sterol desaturase family protein, which yields MSPNLPDVVLWSIPAFVLLTVLEIVSYRLRPDEDAAGYEAKDAATSIGMGLGSLVFDFLWKIPIVAVYLAVYELTPLRVPVLWWTVPLMLLAQDFFYYWSHRGHHVVRILWACHVVHHSSRKFNFSTALRQPWTSWTVWPFYLPLIACGVHPAALAFCSSANLVYQFWVHTERIGRLPRPVEYVLNTPSHHRVHHASQGGYLDRNFGGILIVWDRLFGTFTAETVRPVYGLTKNIDTYNPLRVATHEYAAIARDLRAARSWRERAGRVLRGPGWQPAPVPDRAAETAGRPTGAPAPETAA from the coding sequence ATGTCGCCGAACCTGCCCGATGTCGTGCTGTGGTCGATACCCGCCTTCGTCCTGCTCACCGTCCTGGAGATCGTCAGCTACCGGCTGCGTCCCGACGAGGACGCCGCCGGGTACGAGGCGAAGGACGCCGCCACGAGCATCGGCATGGGGCTCGGCAGCCTCGTCTTCGACTTCCTGTGGAAGATCCCCATCGTCGCCGTCTACCTGGCGGTGTACGAGCTGACGCCGCTGCGTGTCCCGGTCCTGTGGTGGACCGTGCCGCTGATGCTGCTGGCCCAGGACTTCTTCTACTACTGGTCCCACCGCGGCCACCACGTCGTGCGGATCCTGTGGGCCTGCCACGTCGTCCACCACTCCAGCCGCAAGTTCAACTTCAGCACCGCGTTGCGGCAGCCGTGGACCTCGTGGACCGTGTGGCCGTTCTACCTGCCGCTCATCGCGTGCGGCGTGCACCCGGCGGCCCTCGCCTTCTGTTCGTCGGCGAACCTCGTCTACCAGTTCTGGGTGCACACCGAGCGGATCGGCAGGCTGCCGCGCCCCGTCGAGTACGTCCTCAACACCCCCTCGCACCACCGGGTGCACCACGCCTCCCAGGGCGGTTACCTGGACCGGAACTTCGGCGGCATCCTCATCGTCTGGGACCGCCTCTTCGGCACCTTCACCGCCGAGACCGTCCGCCCGGTGTACGGCCTCACCAAGAACATCGACACGTACAACCCGCTGCGGGTCGCCACCCACGAGTACGCGGCCATCGCCCGGGACCTGCGGGCGGCCCGCTCGTGGCGGGAGCGGGCGGGGCGGGTCCTGCGGGGGCCCGGTTGGCAGCCGGCACCCGTGCCCGACCGGGCGGCGGAGACGGCCGGCCGACCCACCGGGGCGCCCGCCCCGGAGACCGCGGCGTGA